The genomic window CCTGCATTGGCCTTACTTTCGATTACTTTAACCGATTTAAAACCTTCTGCTTTTTTGATGATTTTTCTTACGGCAGCAACTTTTTCTTTGTCCTGGTCTGTTTTGGCACCATCAGAAAAGATATACAAATGGCTTTGTGCTGCCAGTTCATTTTGTTGCAGGAATTCTAGCGTACGCTCGGTGTGCTGCGGGCGGTTGTACACGAAAAGTGCTATTGGGGCAAGATTTTGCATTTTTGTTTTTATCAATTAAGTCCATCAATAAACTAACCAGTTATTCTCGTCATTTCGATCCGATAGCTATCGGATGGAGCAACGCGGAATGGAGAAATCTTTAAATGATATTAAGAATCAAGCCATAAGATTTCTCGGCTTCGTTGCACTTCGCTCGAAATGACGATCGCCCTACTCCTAAAATATATGTAGATTACTGCCAGATTTTTTGGTTAACACGGTATATGCATTGGAAAACTGTTCTTGCTTTTTCTTCCCAAACAAATTGCCTAAGATTTTTTTTATCCGGTATTCCAGCTCGATTTTTAAGTTTTTAGAAAAAGTTTTAGGGGCTTTTCTATTGATAAACTCATTAAACTTTACCGTTTCTGGTGCAGTCATCGAAACTTTATCTTCTAAAATTTCTAAACCCTCGCTCTGCAATAAGAACCTTAAAGAAGTTGGTGTGTACATGTTAATGTGCCCATAATCCAGAAAATGTTTCATTCTTTGGTCTACACCAAAACGATAATCTTTAGGTACTTCAACTACAATGTATTGTGCTACCCTTTTCAATTCACGGATCAGGATCCTTTCGTGTTCTACGTGTTCTAAAACGTGCGCAAGAATAATCAGATCAAATGCATCATCTTCATAAGGGATTTTATACCCATCAAAAGTTTGTGCTTCTTTTAAGCTGGCGAGCTTACGGTCTTTTATAATGTCGACACCACTTTGTGCAATTTCTAAAGCATACAATTCTGGTGCGAAATGCCATTCATTTAAAAAATGTAGAATACTGCCATCTCCGGCGCCAACCTCAAGCACTTTTTTAGGCTTTAACCCTTTGCAAACATCAACAATGTTCTGTGCTTTATATTTTGCGCCAAGCATTCTCCATGCAACATCGCTATTGGTATAAAAATTATCGTAGGCGCTTTTTAAGTTTTGATCAATCATAGCTATTCAGCAAATATAATGCTATGCTATCAATTAGTTAATTATTTTAAATAAAACAATTAACGTAGAATAGTTATACTTCCATTAAAAACCGAATTCTTTTTATCTTTCAGTGAAATGACATAGTAGTAAGTGCCAATTGGTAAGATTTTTCCATGATGTGTTCCGTCCCAGGGGTTATAGGTCGTATTTGTTTGAAATAATACGGTACCATATCTGTTGAATACGGAAATTTTTGAGCCCGGATAATTAGCGATGTTTCTAATTTCCCATAAATCATTAACGCCATCCCCATTTGGCGAAAAGCTTGTGGGGATATTAATTTGATTTAGCACAATAACCTGGACTGTGGCATATTTAACACACTCAAATCCATAATTTATTTTAAGCGTGTAAAGGGTGTTTTCTGTTGGTGAAGCATCCGGACTTAAAATATTTGTATTAGATAACCCTATTTTCGGTGACCAATCAAATGTATAGTGATCTTCTGGGGTTAAGTCTGTAGTGATGTCTAAATTTACTTTTTTTCCAAAATCTATGCTTAGCGTTGATGGAGATTGAACAGATATATTTCGATATGAAATAACCTCAACCTGAGAAGATGTTTTTGTGTTACAGTTGTTATTTACAATTTCCCATTGCAATATCAATGGCTGATCAACAGGAAGGTGTGAAATAGTTGCATTTGGATCATGAATATTTGCCATGGTAAATGGAGAATAGCTGGTTGGTGAAACGATGCTCCA from Flavobacterium sp. W4I14 includes these protein-coding regions:
- a CDS encoding ubiquinone/menaquinone biosynthesis C-methylase UbiE (product_source=COG2226; cath_funfam=1.20.58.290,3.40.50.150; cog=COG2226; pfam=PF13489; superfamily=53335), whose translation is MIDQNLKSAYDNFYTNSDVAWRMLGAKYKAQNIVDVCKGLKPKKVLEVGAGDGSILHFLNEWHFAPELYALEIAQSGVDIIKDRKLASLKEAQTFDGYKIPYEDDAFDLIILAHVLEHVEHERILIRELKRVAQYIVVEVPKDYRFGVDQRMKHFLDYGHINMYTPTSLRFLLQSEGLEILEDKVSMTAPETVKFNEFINRKAPKTFSKNLKIELEYRIKKILGNLFGKKKQEQFSNAYTVLTKKSGSNLHIF